The Planctomycetia bacterium nucleotide sequence GATCGAAGCCGCCTGGATGGAACGGGTGGCAGCGGCAGATGCGCCATAGGCCGCGGAGTGTACCCAGCACGGCGCCGTGCTTCTCAATCGCGCCGATCATGTAGTTGCTGCATGTCGGATAGAAGCGGCATTGGCGGCCGAAGATAGGACTCAGCGTCCATTGATAGCAGCGGACGAGCAGGATTAGCGCCCAGCTGGGTCCGCGCACCGCCATTTCCCACAGAAACCGCATGTCGTGCTCGCATTCCATTCGAATTGGTTCACGACGGAGACACGGAGGCGCGGAGACAGGCAGGCAGAGCGAGTTGGGCGGTACTTGACGCTGGGCGGCGCATGATGGAATTCGTCCCTGGTTTTGGTCCGGTCGATGCGTCAAGATACGCCTCTTGTTGTAACAAAGCGACCGGCCCGCGGCATCCTGGGCC carries:
- the yidD gene encoding membrane protein insertion efficiency factor YidD, which translates into the protein MRFLWEMAVRGPSWALILLVRCYQWTLSPIFGRQCRFYPTCSNYMIGAIEKHGAVLGTLRGLWRICRCHPFHPGGFD